Part of the Cellulomonas taurus genome, GGCGGCCCCGCTCGGCAGCCCGGCGTACGGCCAGTCCCAGGACCCGTACGGCCAGGCCCAGACCCCGTACGGCCAGGCCCAGACCCCGTACGGCCAGCCCCAGGACCCGTACGCGCAGGCCCAGACCCCGTACGGCCAGCCCCCGGACCCGTACGCGCAGGCGCCCTACGGCCAGAGCCAGGCCTCGTACTCGCAGCAGCCCGCGACTCCGCAGCCGGGCGCGTTCCCGTCGCCCGGCGCGTACGCCCCGCCCGGTGGGTACCCCCAGTCCGGCTTCCCCGCCGGCGGGTACTACCCGCCGGTGGCGACCTACCCCAAGAACTCCCTGGCCATCTGGTCCCTGGTGCTCGGCATCATCAGCGTGGTCGGCTTCTGGGCGCTGTGCCCGTTCCTGGCCGCGATCGGGGCGGTCGTCACCGGTCATCAGGCCCGGGGCGCGGTCGGCCGTGGTCAGGCGAACAACGGCACGATGGCGACCTGGGGTCTGGTGCTCGGGTACATCGGGCTCGGTCTGGCGGCGGTGTACTTCATCTTCACCTTCACGCAGGGTTTCATCGACGGGTGGAACGGCGTCTGACCACCTCGGGCGCGCCCTCGCCCGTCACCGTCGGCTAGGGTGGCGACATTCCGTCAGAAAGGTGCTGGGAGACGATGGCCGGTCAGCCGCTGCGTACTGAGAACCCCCGGGGTGGCGTCGCCGCCACCGCACAGGGTCCGCGGATGGAGGCCCTGCGCCTCCCGCCGGTGGCTCCGCCCACCAACCACGGCCGCACCGTCGCGGCCTGGACGGTCACCTACGTGGTCGTCGCCGGTTTCCTGGTGGCGGCCCTGGCGATGATCTTCTCCCTGGTCTGGTTGTTCTGGGTCGGGATGGGTGCGGCGATCGCGGGTGTGGTCGCCGGGATCGTGCTGCGGGCCGCGGGCTTCGGCCAGGGTGGCAAGCACACCCCCTCGCACCACCACTGAGCAGCTCATCTGGTGGGCGGGTGGTCCGACCACCCGCCGGGCGGCTCTACGATGACCGAGCCGCCGAAGTGGGGAGACGTCCGATGGCAACTGTTCTCGACGACATCGTGGCCGGGGTCCGCGAGGATCTGGCCGTGCGCCAGGCCGCGACCTCGCTGGACGAGCTGAAGGAGCGGGCCTCGCACGTCCGCGGCGCGGTCGACTGCGTGTCCCGCCTCCGGCTGGCCGACGCGGTGACCGTGATCGCGGAGGTGAAGC contains:
- a CDS encoding DUF4190 domain-containing protein: MSTPDPQDPHRPSDEPGQAAPSPYDQWARGEQVPGSENAPASGGTTPYPAAPLGSPAYGQSQDPYGQAQTPYGQAQTPYGQPQDPYAQAQTPYGQPPDPYAQAPYGQSQASYSQQPATPQPGAFPSPGAYAPPGGYPQSGFPAGGYYPPVATYPKNSLAIWSLVLGIISVVGFWALCPFLAAIGAVVTGHQARGAVGRGQANNGTMATWGLVLGYIGLGLAAVYFIFTFTQGFIDGWNGV
- a CDS encoding HGxxPAAW family protein, encoding MAGQPLRTENPRGGVAATAQGPRMEALRLPPVAPPTNHGRTVAAWTVTYVVVAGFLVAALAMIFSLVWLFWVGMGAAIAGVVAGIVLRAAGFGQGGKHTPSHHH